In a genomic window of Candidatus Dependentiae bacterium:
- a CDS encoding DUF2177 family protein — MNKILIAYLSSLVTLVAIDFLWLSLMSKNFYAPLLGSLLAKKIQIAPIILFYLLYALGITIFIMIPCIEQSYSSAKLFCLGAFLGTVAYGAYDLTNQATLQNWSTTLTIVDMAWGSILTGTTAIIARRIIDRFI; from the coding sequence ATGAATAAAATACTTATTGCCTACCTTTCCTCACTGGTAACCCTTGTGGCAATTGATTTCTTATGGCTTAGTCTGATGAGTAAAAACTTTTATGCTCCACTTCTAGGAAGTTTACTCGCAAAAAAGATTCAAATAGCGCCTATCATTCTTTTTTACCTACTCTACGCACTGGGAATAACCATATTTATTATGATTCCTTGCATAGAACAATCTTATAGCTCAGCTAAACTATTTTGCCTTGGTGCTTTCCTTGGAACAGTTGCATACGGTGCATACGATCTTACCAACCAGGCAACACTACAAAATTGGTCAACAACCTTAACCATTGTTGATATGGCCTGGGGCAGTATCTTAACAGGAACAACAGCTATTATCGCAAGAAGAATTATAGATCGTTTTATATAA
- a CDS encoding thioredoxin family protein, whose product MLGARAQAQTSIEINSSNFEKEVLQSKLPVILKVSATWCPPCQRLKPLFEQIAQKFQDQCTFASMDYDSNLKFVEKHKIDSVPTFMIYNNGKLITKQPGSPASLQYLEKFVLDVLKLVENN is encoded by the coding sequence ATGCTTGGTGCCCGAGCTCAAGCTCAAACCTCGATTGAAATAAACTCAAGCAACTTTGAAAAAGAAGTTTTACAAAGCAAACTACCAGTCATTTTAAAAGTATCTGCGACATGGTGCCCACCCTGCCAAAGATTAAAGCCACTCTTTGAACAAATAGCTCAAAAATTTCAAGATCAATGCACATTTGCCTCTATGGATTACGACTCAAATCTAAAGTTTGTTGAAAAACATAAAATTGATAGCGTTCCAACGTTTATGATTTATAACAATGGAAAACTGATTACAAAACAACCTGGCAGCCCAGCAAGCTTACAGTATCTAGAAAAATTTGTTTTAGACGTTTTAAAGCTTGTAGAAAATAACTAA
- a CDS encoding deoxyribodipyrimidine photo-lyase encodes MDLIIVWMRQDLRLHDNPALYAASQKGAVFPVYIFDQSMAGDFAMADSSKWWLHNSLLSLQKSFHEKLGLYKADSVTKLISLAKKHKVSAVYWNKCYEPWSIKQEKELEKKLTEMGVSVQSFNGSLMWEAEKIVKSDGTPYKVFTPFYKNGCLKAESPRKPLPMFNVKKLLSEHVDSLSVMDFNLVQDKDLARQLKNIWTPGEKQAGKVLHSFIENRLHDYQEGRDFPDRKAVSGLSAHIHFGEISPNEIWHTVLKDGHQYSSKSNISCFLKELVWREFAYNVLYHNPSMPSKNLQKKFDVLSWSYDKKSLEAWQKGETGYPIIDAAMKELLETGSMHNRMRMVAASFLVKNLMIHWHQGQDWFWKKLVDADLASNSFNWQWVAGCGYDASPYFRIFNPILQGKKFDATGAYIKKFLPELSLLPTKYLHTPWLASEDILKKAKVELGVNYPFPIVDLNFSRVRILDKFKKLKKS; translated from the coding sequence ATGGATCTTATTATTGTTTGGATGAGGCAAGATCTTAGGTTGCATGATAATCCGGCTTTATATGCAGCATCACAAAAAGGTGCTGTTTTTCCAGTCTATATTTTTGATCAGTCTATGGCTGGTGACTTTGCGATGGCAGACTCATCAAAGTGGTGGCTACATAATTCATTACTTTCATTGCAAAAAAGTTTTCATGAAAAGCTTGGTTTGTATAAAGCAGATAGTGTTACAAAATTAATTTCTTTAGCAAAAAAGCATAAAGTGTCAGCGGTTTACTGGAACAAATGCTACGAGCCGTGGTCTATTAAGCAAGAAAAAGAGCTAGAAAAAAAATTAACAGAAATGGGTGTTAGTGTTCAGTCTTTTAATGGATCTTTGATGTGGGAAGCAGAAAAGATCGTTAAAAGTGACGGAACTCCTTACAAGGTATTTACTCCATTTTATAAAAACGGATGTTTAAAAGCAGAGTCTCCAAGAAAGCCACTTCCTATGTTTAATGTAAAAAAACTATTGTCTGAGCATGTAGATAGTTTATCGGTAATGGATTTTAATTTGGTACAGGATAAAGATTTAGCTCGTCAATTAAAAAATATCTGGACTCCTGGTGAAAAACAGGCAGGAAAAGTGCTGCACTCTTTTATTGAAAATCGTTTGCATGATTATCAAGAGGGAAGGGACTTTCCAGATCGAAAAGCAGTCTCGGGATTATCAGCCCATATTCATTTTGGTGAAATTTCCCCCAATGAAATTTGGCATACTGTTTTAAAAGATGGGCATCAATATTCATCTAAAAGCAATATAAGTTGTTTTCTAAAAGAGCTTGTGTGGAGAGAGTTTGCATATAATGTTTTGTATCATAATCCGTCGATGCCAAGTAAAAATTTGCAGAAAAAATTTGATGTGTTGAGTTGGAGTTATGATAAAAAGAGCTTAGAAGCTTGGCAAAAAGGAGAGACTGGTTATCCAATTATAGATGCTGCAATGAAGGAATTGTTAGAGACTGGCTCTATGCATAATCGTATGCGTATGGTAGCGGCTTCCTTTTTGGTTAAAAATTTAATGATTCATTGGCATCAGGGACAAGATTGGTTTTGGAAAAAATTGGTAGATGCAGATCTGGCAAGCAATAGTTTTAATTGGCAATGGGTTGCTGGTTGTGGTTATGACGCTTCTCCATATTTTAGAATATTTAATCCAATTTTGCAGGGCAAAAAATTTGATGCTACTGGCGCATATATTAAAAAATTTCTACCCGAACTTTCATTGTTGCCGACTAAATATTTACACACTCCTTGGCTAGCTTCAGAGGATATTTTAAAAAAAGCAAAAGTAGAATTGGGTGTAAATTATCCATTTCCAATTGTTGATTTAAATTTTTCTAGGGTTCGAATTCTTGATAAATTTAAAAAATTGAAGAAGAGCTAA
- a CDS encoding ERF family protein yields MENINDIMSSQIDQLATALAKAQNEMSVAAKNQKNPFFKSSYADFEAIINASRPSLTKYGLSVVQPPFIYEDSNSYLVTILMHSSGQWIKSKARHNPPKADIQSLSSYNTYLKRMCYSSLVGVATGEDDDGQAAVSYTRPNNH; encoded by the coding sequence ATGGAAAACATCAATGACATTATGTCATCTCAAATCGATCAACTTGCAACAGCTTTAGCAAAAGCACAAAATGAAATGTCAGTTGCTGCAAAAAATCAAAAAAATCCATTTTTTAAAAGCAGCTATGCAGACTTTGAAGCCATTATCAATGCTTCTCGCCCGTCCCTTACAAAATATGGTTTGAGCGTTGTTCAGCCGCCATTTATTTATGAAGACAGTAATTCATATTTGGTTACAATTTTAATGCATTCATCTGGTCAGTGGATTAAATCAAAAGCTAGACATAATCCACCAAAAGCTGATATTCAAAGCCTTTCAAGCTACAACACATATCTAAAGCGCATGTGTTATTCTTCTTTAGTTGGCGTTGCAACAGGTGAAGATGATGATGGCCAAGCAGCAGTTTCCTACACTCGGCCAAACAATCATTAA